A DNA window from Micromonas commoda chromosome 17, complete sequence contains the following coding sequences:
- a CDS encoding predicted protein, giving the protein MSTTRLTISCSPQKATQETACTQPKRHKRRRRARTRCGQRNHPTGYGHLRVHGETIPQAAEGSHRATGALYILSRRSHKARTQQGPPPLQFRNKAHLHSIALVYVSLINTIMRWVRGDTVTSVRRQKATYMPHE; this is encoded by the coding sequence ATGAGCACCACGCGTTTAACCATCTCATGTTCACCGCAAAAGGCAACGCAGGAGACAGCATGTACACAACCAAAACGCCATAAgagacgccgtcgagcccgcaCGCGATGCGGACAAAGAAATCATCCCACTGGCTATGGACACTTGCGGGTGCACGGGGAAACCATTCCTCAAGCTGCTGAAGGAAGTCATCGAGCAACAGGCGCACTGTATATCCTGAGCCGTCGAAGTCACAAGGCGCGTACACAGCAAGGACCCCCGCCCCTGCAGTTCCGTAACAAGGCACATCTCCACAGCATCGCCCTCGTCTACGTCTCCCTCATCAACACCATCATGAGATGGGTACGGGGAGATACCGTCACATCCGTGCGCCGACAGAAAGCAACATATATGCCACACGAGTGA